The nucleotide window GTTGCAGGGCTGCGGCAGTGAAGCCACGGCGCGCGGCAACAGTGGAGAATATTTCAAGCTGGGTCAGCGTCATTGCGATTTACCATGAGTTATTGCTCATTTCTCTATGAATAAACATGCACGTAAATGTATGCCCTTCAGCTTGCGGCTGCAATGGGTGCGGTCTGTGCAAGGCCTTTGGTCGCAGAATTTCAGTAAAGTCAGGGATTGAAATGAGTGTTGCAAAAGAACGCGCGGGGGACTCCGCCGTATACGTGCGGCTGGCCCTTGTGGCCGTGGCCTGGGGCGGGACTTTCATTGCGGGCAGAAGCCTGGCTGGCGTTGCGCCCATGTTCTCGGCCTGCCTGCGTTTTTTGCTGGCCTCGGCGGCGCTGAGTCTGTTTCTTGTGTTTTCTGGCGAAGGCTTTCGCCGTGTGACGGTGGGGCAGGCCTTGGTGGTGACCCTGCTGGGGTTTTGCGGCATATTTTCGTACAGTTTTTTCTTTTTCAGCGGGTTGCAGCATATCAGCGCTTCGCGCGCGGCGCTGATTGTGGCTTTGAACCCGGCGGTCATGGCCCTTATCGCCTATCTTTTTTACCATGAGCGCGTGAGTGCGCTGAAAATGCTTGGCATTGCCCTGTGTTTCGGCGGCGTGGCTCTGGTGGTCGGCGGTGGCGATCCCCATCGGGCGGGGGGTGGCGGCAGCGGCTGGCTGGGCGAGGCGCTTATAGGAGGCTGCGTGCTGAGCTGGAGCGCCTACAGCGTGTTTTGCAAATCTGTAGTGCGGCAGCTTGGGCCGTTGCACACGGTTACGTATTCCATCTATGCCGGAACCCTCATGCTTGCGGCCTATACCGTCTGCACGGGGGCGCTGGATTTTGCCGCTGTGCCGCGTTTTAGCACCGGTGAGATGCTCAGCCTGTTCTATCTGGGCATAGTTGGCTCCGCCGTGGCCTATATCTGGTATTATGACGGCATCCAGAAAATTGGCGTTGCGCGCGCTGGCGTATTTATTGCGCTCAATCCTCTGGCGGCGGTGCTGCTTGGCGCGGCCATGCTGGGTGAACAGATGACCCTGGCGACGCTGCTGGGCGGTGCGCTGATTATCACCGGCATTGTGGTGGAAAACTGCCGCAGCGGAGCCGGATGCACTCAGGCTGCTGAGCCGCCCTTAGAAATAGCCGCCGAACCGTCCGCCAAACTATCCGGGCAGGCGGGGAGCTGACAGCCGCAATCTTCTGTTTCCGCCTTTCCCGATTTTACGACAAAGTCCAGATGCTCCCGGCCCCAGGCGTACAGCGCCTCTAGCGCCGGGAGTAGTTTTTTGCCGCGCTCTGTGAGCGAATATTCAACCTTTGGCGGAATTTCGTTGTACTGCCTGCGGTGAACAAGGCCAAAATCTTCCAGCTCGCGCAGGCATTTGGTGAGCATCATATTGGTGACGCCCCGCACGCTGCGTTTCAGTTCGTTGTAGCGCATGGTGTCTTTTTCGGCCAGGTGCCACAGAACGGGCAACTTCCACTTGCCGCCAATGCACCTGAAAACGTGCAGGATGGGGCATTCAGTCTTGTCATCATACAGGCCGCTGGTGGCGCGTGAAAGAGATTTTGTCATGGTATGCTCGCTGAAAGTAGGGAAGAAAAAAATGCGTACTTGCGAAAATAGTTTTAGAGCAGGTATACATGGTGGTCAAGAAGTCCCATGCCATCAACCAATTCCCATAGGAGGATATAATGAAAATTTACGCCATAAACGGTGGCCCTCGAAAGAAGTTCAATACCGCCAAGTTGCTTCAGGCGGCTCTGGACGGCGCGGCAGCCGCACCCTGTAGCGAAACCGTAGAAACCGAGATGATCCACCTGCATGATCTCAACTACAAAGGTTGCGTGAGCTGTTTTTCGTGCAAAAGGGTGGGCGGCAAGAGCTACGGGCATTGCGCAGTCAAGGATGATCTGGCCCCGGTGCTGGAAAAGCTCTCGCAGGCGGACGGGCTTATATTTGGCAGCCCCATTTATTTTGGCAATGTCACGGGCATGATGCGCAGCTTTCTTGAGCGCCTGATGTTTCCCTTTTTCGTGTACGACAAGGACTACAGTTCGCTTGCTCCCAAGCGCATGCCCACGGCCTTTATTTACGCCATGAACGTGAGCAGCGAAGAAATGGAGCAGTACGGTTACCTCCAGAACCTCAAGGGGATGGAAACCTTTGTGGGCCGTCTTTTTGGCGAGCCGCAAGTGCAGCATGTGCACAATACCTACCAGTTTGACGACTATAGCAAGTACAAGTGCGAACGGTTCTCCGAGCCGGAAAAAGCCGCTTATCGCGACGCGCATTTTCCGCAAGATCTGGAGCAGGCCCGCCGCATAGGCGCTGCAATGGTTGCAGCTGCCAGATAACTTTCGGACTGCCCACGGCAAAACGCAAAGCCCCCGTTTTTCAACGGGGGCTTTGTCATTACTGATAGTTGCGCCAGCGGGGATTATGTACCCAGATAGGCTGCCTTGATTTCCGGCGTGTCGGCCAGATGGGCGGCGGAACCTTCCGCCACGATACTGCCCGTGTCGAGCACATAGCCGCGATCCGCCACTTGAAGCGCCAGACGGGCGTTCTGCTCCACAACCACAACGGTCAGACCTTCGCTGTTGAGTTGTTTGAAGGTGCGGAACATGTCGTACATCAGCAGAGGCGAAAGGCCCATGGAGGGTTCGTCCAGCAGCAGCACCGAGCAGTTGGTCATAAGCGCGCGGCCCACGGCCAGCATTTGCTGTTCGCCGCCAGAGAGCGTGTCGCTGCGCTGGTGCATGCGTTCTTTAAGGCGCGGAAAAAGCTCAAAAACCTTGTCCACATCCCGCTGGATGTTGTTGTCCTTGCGCGTCCAGGTAGCCAGCTTGAGATTTTCATTCACCGTGAGGTTGCCGAAAATGTGGCGGCCTTCGGGCACAAGATCCATCTTGAGGCGGGCAACCACATGGTGCGGCTCTGTTTTCAATATGGATTCGCCGTTAAAGCGGATGTCGCCGCTGATGACAGTGGGGGATTCCGGCGGCGTGAGGCGCATGACGGCCTTGAGCGTGGTGGATTTGCCAGCGCCGTTGGCCCCGATGAGGGTGACTATTTCGCCCTTGTTCACGTGAAAAGAAATGCCGTGAAGGGCTTCAATCTTGCCATAGCCGGCGTAGAGATTTTCAACTTCCAGTAGCATCACACGTTCTCGTCGCCCAAGTAGGCCTTGATGACATCGGGGTTGGACTGAATTTCCTGCGGCGTGCCCTTGGCAATGGTCTTGCCGAATTCCACCACGGTAATGTGCTGACAAAGCGACATGACAACCTTCATCTGGTGCTCGATCATCCAGATGGCGATTTTGAATTCGTCAAAGATCCAACGGATGTGCTTGATGAGGCCGTCCACGTCCGAGGAGTTCAGGCCAGCGGCGGGTTCATCAAGCAGCAGTAGCTTGGGGTCTGTGGAAAGGGCGCGGGCCAGCTCCACCCGGCGCTGCAGGCCGTAGGGCAGGTTTTTGGGAAATTCATTGGCCACATCGGCCAGTTCCATGATTTCAAGAATTTTTGAGGCCTTTTGCCGAACGCGTTTTTCTTCGCGGCTGTAGCGCTCGTTGCAGAGCCACACGTCAAGCAGCCCGTATCCCAGCCGATGGTATTGCGACACGCAGATGTTGTCGAGCACCGTCATGTCGTTCCACAGGCGGATGTTCTGAAAGGTGCGGGCCATGCCCATGGCCGTAACCTGATGCGGCTCAAGGCGTGTATCGTATGTATGGCCGTTAAAGACAATCTGCCCCTCAGTGGCGTGATAAAAGCCGGAGGCCAGATTGAACACCGTTGTTTTGCCAGCGCCGTTGGGGCCGATAAGGCCCACAAGGCTGTGGTCTTCCACGGCGATGGAAAAATCCGTTAACGCAATCAGCCCGCCGAAGCGTTGCGTGACTTCTTTCATTTCAAGCAGTGCCAAGGTCAGCCCCCACTCGTTCTGGTTGTATCTGCATCAATGGCGCTTTCAGGACGCGCCGCCCTGGGGCCAGCAATTGCTTTAGTTGCGCTTGCCGAAGCTTACCAGCCGTTTCAGTTTGGGGAACACATCGGTCAGTTCCCTGTTGCCCAAGAGGCCCTCGGGCCTGAACTGCATGAGCAGAATGAGGATCAGCGGGATGATGACCCACTTCCATTCCTGGCTGATGTTGAACGAATTGGGCACAAAGGGCAGCATGTGGGCCAGATCGCTCATGGCCGGCAGGGCAAAGCGCAAAAGCTCGATCAGCAGGGTAAACATTACGGCGGCCAGCACCGAGCCGGAAAGCGAACCCATGCCGCCCAGATACACCATGACCATGGCCTCGGTGGACTTCATGATGCCAAAGCTGTTGGCGTAGATGGAGCTGAACATGTGCGCGTAAAGCGCGCCCGCCACCCCGGCAATGCCCGCAGATACCATAAAGGCCACGAGCTTCACCTTCTTGGTGTTGACGCTCATGATCTCTGCGGCAACTTCGTTCTGGCACACCGCAGGTATGCCTTTGCCCAGAGTGCTGTTTACCAGACGGTACAACATCATGGTGGTGATCATCACTCCAAGGAGCATCCAGATCATCATCCAGGGGATGTCGGCCACGTTCTCCATGGCGCGCACCACGCCGCGCATGCCTGTAAGGCCGCGCGGGCCGCCCACAAAGTCGATATTGATAATAAGCGAGATGATGATGTAGTTGGCCGCAATAGTGATGATTGCCAGATAGTCGTCACGGGTTTTGAACGAAGGCAGGGCCACCAGCAGGCCAAAGAGGGCCGCCACGCCGCCTGCTGCGGCAAGCACCAGGGGAAAGAGCAGGGGGGCAAGTTCTGGCGGCAGCAGGGGAGCTCCGAGCATTTTGTTCTTGGTGAACAGAATGATGGAGATAAGCCCGCCCACATAGGCCCCCACGCACATAAAGCCCGCATGACCACAGGAAAATTCGCCCATGTAGCCGTTCACAAGGTTCAGGCTGGTGGCAAAAATAATGTTGAGGCCCATGAACTTGATGACCGAAAGCCAGTAGCCGTCAATCCATGAAAAGTATTCGGCAAAAACAAGCACCAGCCCGCCGATCAGGAACAGAAGACAGTCTATCTTCTTCTGTTTGACAGCCCGTTTGATGGCATAGCCGAAGCAGAGCACGCCCAGTATTACAAGAACCGTTTGTACAAAAAGAGGCAGCATTCAGACACTCCGGCTAGATTTTGGTCGTTTGCGGCATGCCGAAAATGCCCGTGGGCCGCACCCACAGGATGAGCAGCAGGATGGTGAAGGAAAACAGATCCATGTAGGTGGACGGCAAAAAGGCTACCACCATGATTTCTACAAATGCCAACATAAAGCCGCCCACAAATGCGCCGCGTATGTCGCCAATGCCGCCCACAACCGCCGCGATAAAGGCCTTCCAGCCGATCATGGCGCCCATGTATGGCTCAAGGTTGGGGTAGCACATGGCAAATAGCATGCCGCCAAGCCCGGCAATGCCCGAGCCAAGAACAAAGGTGACCACAATGACGCTGTCGAGCGGTATGCCCATGAGCGGCAGGGCAAAGCGATCCCAGGAAACAGCGCGCATGGCCATGCCCACCTTGGTGCGCGTGACAATGGTCTGCAAGAACAGAAACACCAGCACCGCTGCTACAATAACCCATACTTTCAGGTTGGTGATGACCAGCGGCCCGATGGAATATACGGTTTTGTCGATAAGCTCGGGCAGCTTGCGCTTGGTTGCCCCAAGCAGAGCAAGGTTGCCGTTTTCAAGAATAAGGCCGCACATCAGTGCGGTAATGACCACATAGAGCCTGTGCGCGCCCTTGCGGCGCAGAGGCCGATAGGCAATGCGCTCAAGCGTAACACCCACAATGGCTGTGAGTCCCATTGTCAGAACAATGGTCAGACCCAGCGTCAGTGGCTTCGAAAGGCCAAGCCCGTCGGAAGAAACCAGATATGTGGCCACAAAAAATGAAATGTAGGCCCCAACCATAAAAATATCGCCGTGGGCGAAGTTGATGAGGCGCAGCACCCCGTAAACCAAGGTGTAGCCCAAGGCGATGAGGGCGTAAAAGCTGCCCCATTGCAAGGCGTTGAGGGTCTGTTGCAGCAGAAAGTCCATAGGCTACCCAAAAATGCTGATGGTTACAGTGTGCGAATTCTGTGGCGCAGTTTTTTTCAAATCGTGGTCAAGCCCCGAATTTTGAGCGGCAGTGCGCGTACGCGGCCCCTGAACCGCCCGTTCAGGCGAAAGAACTGTTGTCCCAAGGGTGGGTGCGGGTGGCTTACGCCAGCGTCGCAAGGCAGGCCTTGCCTCTACATGCTTTTATGCCCAAAAAACGCAAAAAATCATTCCTGATTCGCAATGGGACGTTGCCAGAAGCAAAAAATATTGATCCGTTCGGAGGCGCAGCTTCCCATTCACATTGGAGCTTTTTGCCGCCGCGCGGCCCCCTGTGGGTTGGGCCGCGCGGCAGTGCCAATTACCTGCTGATGTCTGCTATTTGGGGCAGACAGATTCCACAAAAGCGAACGCGCCGGTTTCCGTCACGCGCACGATAACCGCGCATTTGATGGGGTCGCGGTTTTCGTCAAACTTCATGCTGCCGGTGATGCCGTCAAAGTTGGCCATGCCAGCCATGTTGTCGCGAATGATCTTGCGTTCTTTCTTGAGGTCCGGATCAATCTTGCCGTTCTTCTGAATGGCCTGAAGCACGATGTTGATGGAGTCCCAGGTCAGAGCGGCAACGTCGTCAGGCACATAGCCGTACTTGGCCTTGTACTTGTCGATGAATTCCTTGGTTTTGCCGGTCGCGCCCTCGGCGGTGTAGTGGGTGGAGAAAAACTGGTCCACACAGTCCTTGCCGCAAAGGTTGAAAAGCTCGGCGGAACCCCAGGCATCGGAACCCATGAAGGGGCCCTTGTAGCCGAGGTCACGGGCCTGAGGCACAATAAGGGCCGCAAAGCTGTAGTTTTCAGGCACAAAGATGAAATCGGGCTTGGCGGCGATGATTTTGGTCAGCTGGGCAGAGAAATCCTGGTCTTTGGGACCATGCGATTCCATGGCCACCACAGAACCTTTGCCGTGGGTTTTTTCAAAGGATTCCTTGAAGTTGTCTGCAAGGCCCTTGGAATAGTCGTTGGATACTTCAAACAGGACTGCGGCCTTTTTGGCGTTGAACTTCTTGGTGGTGAAGTCCACGGCCACAGGAGCCTGGAAGGGGTCAAGGAAGGCCCCGCGGAACACCCAGGGGCGGTCCTTGGTGGCATCGGGGTTGGTGGACCAGGGGGTGATCATGGGTACCTGTTCGTCATTGGCAACAGCGCCCGCAGGCACGGCCTGACGCGAAGACTGGGGGCCGACAATGGCCATGACCTTGTCGCGCTCGATGAGCTTCAGGGTCACGTTGACGGCAGACTCGGGTTTGGATTCATTGTCTTCATAAATGAATTCAAGCGGGTACATCTTGTCACCCACTTTCAGTCCGCCCTTGCCATTGATCTCTTCTTTCAGCATTTCAGCCGCATACTTGGTTCCTTCGCCCACCTTGGGGATCTCACCAGTAAGCGGGATGGGGAACCCGATTTTGATCGGAGCTTCTGCGGCCATGGCCGCTTGCCCCACAAAGAGAGACAGGGCGCAAACTGACGCTACTTTCAGCAAATTCATGAAGGCCTCCCGAGTTTTATGCGTAGTTACAGGGGTGTACCAAAAATACGGTAAGGCTGAACAAAGCAAAAAATATTCCGTTTTGCTAAGTTATTGGGAATGAACACAATTTGTAAAATTTAGCTGCACAAAAAATACATTTTGGTAGTTCCTTGCGCGCCAGCACGACAAAACAGTGAAAAAATAAAGCGATAGCACGAGCATGAACCTTGTCGCATATGTGGTATCGCAAGTCAAATATGATACCAAGCCGGAGGAACCGGCTAGGTTCTTTTATGGGGTATTGCTATAATGTGCTGAATTAAAAAAAACTTTTTTGAATTGTTCGTCTGGCTGCATTACAGCCCAGCGGGGTTTCTGGCAGTGAGCACCAGTTTGGCGGCAAGAAAAGTATATCGCCTGAATAACTAAATATATGTTTATTAAGGCAAAATTGTTTTTAAGGAAAAAATACTTTTCGGTCGATTTTACGGGGGTGTTGTGCCCGTATTATCTGCATCGCCCCTGGAAAATCAAAAAATATAAAATTATTTGAGCTTGTTATCATATCCTACGAACTGGTAGACCTTGCGTTCGCGCCTCTGCTGGAACCTGAGGAACCCCTGCTCGCAGCACTGCCGCCAGCTACGCTTCCTGCGCTGCTTTCGCGTGGAGTCAAGCCAGACAAAGCAGCGCGACTGGTTTAAAAAACCTGCGGTATATAAGCACGATTCAGCGGCAAAAGCCACAGAAAAAGATTGACTGCATTGCCTGGGTCAATAACCAGCAGCCAGCCCGTCGCTGCGCGGGTCGGTTGCTCCAAACAGCATCCCGGACTGCTGATCACAAAGAATGGCTCCGGCATGGCCCATCAGATCGCTAAAGTCTGCAATGCGTTCAACCGAGTGCCCCTGTTTCGTCAGGGTTTCGGCCAATTGCGGGCTGAAGCGGCCTTCGAGCCGGAGGTTGTTTACCGGCAGGCCCCAGCTTCGGCCATAAAGCCAGCGCGGTGCGGCCACGGCATCGTGCGGACTCAGGCCAAAATCTACCATTCTGGTGACTATGGCCGCCTGCGTCTGAGGCTGCCCCTCGCCGCCCATGGTGCCGTAAACCAGCCAGGGCTTGCCGTTCATGCGCAGCATGGGCGGATTGAGCGTATGCATGGTGCGCTTGCGCGGTTCGAGCCTGTTAATATGGGTGGGATTGAGTGAAAAAAAGCTGCCACGGTTTTGCAGCAGGATGCCCGTGTCGCCTGCTACCAGGCCCGCGCCAAAGTCATGAAAAATACTCTGGATGGCAGAAACGGCGTTGCCCTGAGCGTCCACCACGCCGAACCAGCAAGTGTCGCCCTTGGGTTCCAGGGGGGCCGCATGGTTGAGGGCGCGGACAGGGTCAATGCGGTTGGCAAGCTCGCGCCCATGCTCCTGAGACAGTAGATAATCTACAGGTATGTCGGCAAAGTCGGGATCAGTCACGTGGGCATCGCGATCGGCGAAGGCCAGCTTGGTGGCTTCGACTATGGCATGCAGGTATTCGGCGCTGCCTTCGCCCATGCCTTGGATATCCAGATGTTCAAGGATGTTGAGTATGGAGAGCGAAGCCAGCCCCTGGGTATTGGGCGGCAGGTTGCAGCACTCAAGGCCCCGGTAGCGCACACGCAGGGGCGTGACGATTTCTGCCTGATGTGCGGCGAAATCCCGCGCTGTGAGCAGACCGCCGTTGCTTGCAAGCCAGCCGGTCAGGCGGTCGGCCAGTTCGCCTTCATAAAATACACGCGCGCCCTCGCGGGCGATAAGGTCAAGGGTCGCGGCAAGGTCGGGCAGGCGCAGCACAGCCCCTGTTTGCGGTGGGGTGCCATCGGGCAAAAACGTGCGGGCAAAGCCGGAAAACCGCTGCAATTGCCGATAGCCCGTGGGGTCAGGCTTGCAGTCCTCATGCAGCCAGTGGGCCAGGGAGGGCGTTACGGCAAATCCTTCTGCCGCGAGGCTGATGGCCTCTTGCAGCAGGTCGCCAAGAGCAAGAGGGCTGCCCCATGAGCGGCTGAGCGTATGGGCGGCATCCCAACCCGAAACCACACCGGGCACAGTGCAGGCAGCCAGCGGCCCGCGCAGGGGAATGGACGAAAGGCCCTTTTGCGCAAAAAAATCCCGCGTGACATTTTCGCCAGATCGCCCACAGGCGTTGATGCCGTGCAGCGCGCCAGTTGCCGCCTCGTGCGCCAGCCAGAAGTTGTCGCCGCCGATGCTGCACATCTGCGGGTACACAACCGCCAGCACTGAGGCCACGGCCACGGCGGCGTCGAGGGCAGTGCCGCCCTTGCGCAGAATATCCACACCAGCCTGTGTGGCAAGGTAGTGAGGAGATGTAACCATTCCCCGCGTGGTCATGGGGTCAAACCGCTGGGATTCCGTTTCCGCATAGGGGCTGGATGCAAAATTCATGATGCTTCCTGTGTGGGGTGGCTAGGTGCCGCATGGGTGCCGCCAGCAGGGAACAAATTTTTGAAGCCCCCATGGCATGCAGTGGGATAATCCTTGGCCTTGCAGCAGACTAGCGGCGGGGGCGCGGCACGTCAAACCGATGCTGTATCCCTGCCAGCAGATGATAACCAGGGGACAGATTTTGCTCAAAACCGGGCGGGGTATGCAGTGCCAGCCTCATTGAGGGGGGGCAAAAAAGGGCGTAAGCAGGTCGGACGCCGCGCAGGTGCGGCTACAGATCAGCAGGCAGCCGCGCTCTGCGCGGCGCGAAGGACACGATATGGGCACAACAATAATGCTGTTTGCCGTGGGGCTTGCAGGAAGCTTTGTTTTTGACCGTTTTCATCTGCCCGGCGGGGCCATGACCGGGGCCATGATCGCCGTGGTGATTTTCAAAAGCTGCGGTTCCATTACCTCGCCCGACATGGCGCACTGGGTGCGCTTTATTGTTTACGGGTGCGTGGGTGTGCTTGTGGGCAACATGTATAATCCCGGCATGCTGGACGCCGTGCGCGACACCTGGCCCATGATGCTGCTTTCAACAGGCATTATTTTGATGGCGGGGCTTTTGTGCACCTGGATTGCCGTGCGCTGGGGCGGGCTTTCTGTAGGCGGAGCGTATCTGGCGACCAGCCCCGGTGGATTCAACGCTGTGGTGGCACTTTCCGGCGGCACAGGGGCAGAAGCCCCCATGGTGATGGTGTACCATCTGGTGCGCATCTATGCCATTGTGCTGCTCTCGCCCATTGTGGCCAAGATGCTGTCTTGTTTAGTGAAGTAATCGGTCAAGGCTCGGCATCCGCCCCTGCGCATGGGGGCCGCCGACCGACATCGACATTGAGCCTCCGTCGGATTCCGCCGGAGGCTTTTTAGCGGGCAAGCAGCAGGATCAGACCGCCCAGCCCCGGCAGCGCGACCATGCAGCCTTTGAGCAGCAATTGCGGAGCCATGCGGGTAAATTTTGCGCCCACATACGCGCCGATGACCTGACCAGCCAGAACCTGCAGGAACAGCACAAGATCCAGATGCCCGGCGGCGAGAAAACCCAGGCTGCCAAAGGCTGCGATGGGCAGAATGACCAGCATGGTTGTGCCTACTGTCTGATAGAGCGGCACATTGAAGATAATCAGCAGGGTCATCTGGATAAAGGGGGTTGCCCCCACGCCGCAGGCCCCGGAAACAAGACCGTTGAACACGCCCACCATGCCTGTCAGCAGCCAGAACTTCACGCCTCGGGTACTGGTGAAACGAAAGCTGAACAGCGGATTGGCCGGGTGAAAAACCCGCAGATAAATGAGGAAGGCCGAGAGCATAAGCACCACGCCAGTCAACGGCTTGAGCGTGGCTGAGGCAAGCCCGGACGAGATATGCGCGCCGCAGAAGGCCCCGGCGGCGCCGAACGCGCCTAGCAGCAAGCCCAGCCTGCGGTTTACATTGCCCTCGCGAAAGTGGCTGACGGAGCCGGAGAGGGACGTAAAAGCCATGGCCGCGAGCGAGGTGCCAAGGGCGACCTGCATGGGGATGTCAAAGCCCACGCTGAGCATGGTGATCATAACCCCAGCGCCGCCAGCGCCCACAAAGCCCAGCAATATTCCCAACAAAAGCATGGCGGCAAAAACAAGCATAGATCACCTGCTGCGCGGGCCGCCTCCACAGGCGGCGTAAAGTTGAGCAATTACATGCAGCGGCAGAAATCGCCGCGCAGTTCTGGCAGGCTAGCTCTATGGGATGCGGCGCGCAAGGGTATTTCTCCCCACCCGGCGGGTCAGGCGTGCGCCGCCCTTTGCGCGCGCAGCAGCGTATCCCAGGCCCGAACGTAAAAGATCAGGTAGCGCCAGCACACATAGGCTACAACCATGGTGGCGACAATCATTTCCAGCACTGCCAGCACCTTGAGTTGCAGGGCGTACTCCAGCGTTGCCGGGTACGCGGCCAGCAGTTCGGAAACCTTGTACAGCGCTGTTGCCCCCACCGCCATGGGGAAGGTGTAGGCCGCAAAGCCGGGGCTGAAGGGCAAACGCAGCAGCTTGAAAAAGGCCACATAGATAATGCTGGTCATCAGCACCGCCACCCCGAGCAACAGGCTGCACAAGAGCAGGGAGGGGGTTGGCTCAAGGCTCAGATAGGCCACCAGCGAGAGGCTGGCAGGAGCGGCAAGCACCGCGATGGTGGGCTTGGACGCATCCTCGATTTCTCGGGAAAATATGAGCCGGTACAACATGACAGGCAGCAGGGCCGCATAATTGACCATGCCAAAAACCATCAGCCCGTAGGCAAGCTGGCAATAGGCCGGGCCGGGAACCGTCATGGCCGCCACGCTGATACCCACAAAGGGTACAAACCAGCTTGGCAGCATGTGGTGCAGGCTGAACTGCCGTGCCCGGAAGGCCACAAAGGCCAGCAAAAGGCAGAGGTGCAGGGCCACGGCAAACAGCCAGAGCCACTGGGCCGCCCGCGCATCCAGAATGCTCAGGCTTTTGGATTGCAGCATCAGGGCCATTGAGGTCGTGGGTAAAATGCTGCCAAGCACGGGATGGCGCAGTTCTTCGAGCAACAGCCTTGGGTTCATGGCAAATTTGCCTGCCAGCAGCAGGATCAGCGTCATGGATGTCAGCGCGCCAAGCACCTGCGCAAAATTGTGGAGCGGCAGGCTTTTTTCAAGCCCGATGCCCAGGCTGGCAATGCCAAGGGCCAAGCCCGCAAGGGGCGTGGGAACAGCGCGAAAGAAATTGCGAACACTTTGCAACATGGAACTATCCTCGGTTATGGTCTGCTTGCGTGTTTGCCACGGATCGTGCATTAAGAAAATCGAAATGAATTTAACGTAACGTATAAAAAAATTAAACATTGATATGACACTCAAGCAATTGCAGGTTTTTCTGGCTGTGGCGCGGTTTCAGAACCTCACACAGGCCGCAGAGGCTGTGTTTCTGACCAAGGGCGCGGTTTCCCAGGCCTTGCAGGAACTGGAGCGGCACCTCGGCGTGCGTCTGTTTGACAGGGTGCACCCGCATTTGCGGCTGAATCATGAAGGGGCGCGCCTGTGGCCGCTGGCGGACGAAATGATGCAAAGGGCCGAGGCCATCGAGCGGACATTTCAGGCTGGCGGGGCCTGCTTTTTGAGCATTGGGGCCAGCAAGACCATTGGCAACTATCTGCTGCCGCAACTGATGCACGATTTTGAAAAGGATCACGGATGGCTGCCCAAGGCGCAGATAGCCAACACCAACCGCCTGCTTGAACTGGTGGAAGGTTATGTTCTGGATGTGGTGCTGCTGGAGGGCGAGCAGCATCGGCCCGACATGGTGGCGGAAGAATGGCTGAAGGATGAAATGGCGGTGGTGGCATGCAAGGGGCATGCTCTGGCAGACGGCAAGGCCCATGCGCCGGAAGAGCTGGCGGGCCAGCGCTGGATTCTGAGGGAGCCGGATTCCGGCACGAGGGCGTTTTTTGCGCACACCCTAGGCACACTCATTGCGCCCTATACCGTGGCCTTGAGCCTCAGCTCCACCGAGGCGGTGCTGGGCATGGTGGAGCAGGGGCTGGGCATCACCTTTGCTTCGCGGCTCATGGCCGAGC belongs to Desulfovibrio desulfuricans DSM 642 and includes:
- a CDS encoding ABC transporter substrate-binding protein, which codes for MNLLKVASVCALSLFVGQAAMAAEAPIKIGFPIPLTGEIPKVGEGTKYAAEMLKEEINGKGGLKVGDKMYPLEFIYEDNESKPESAVNVTLKLIERDKVMAIVGPQSSRQAVPAGAVANDEQVPMITPWSTNPDATKDRPWVFRGAFLDPFQAPVAVDFTTKKFNAKKAAVLFEVSNDYSKGLADNFKESFEKTHGKGSVVAMESHGPKDQDFSAQLTKIIAAKPDFIFVPENYSFAALIVPQARDLGYKGPFMGSDAWGSAELFNLCGKDCVDQFFSTHYTAEGATGKTKEFIDKYKAKYGYVPDDVAALTWDSINIVLQAIQKNGKIDPDLKKERKIIRDNMAGMANFDGITGSMKFDENRDPIKCAVIVRVTETGAFAFVESVCPK
- the ggt gene encoding gamma-glutamyltransferase gives rise to the protein MNFASSPYAETESQRFDPMTTRGMVTSPHYLATQAGVDILRKGGTALDAAVAVASVLAVVYPQMCSIGGDNFWLAHEAATGALHGINACGRSGENVTRDFFAQKGLSSIPLRGPLAACTVPGVVSGWDAAHTLSRSWGSPLALGDLLQEAISLAAEGFAVTPSLAHWLHEDCKPDPTGYRQLQRFSGFARTFLPDGTPPQTGAVLRLPDLAATLDLIAREGARVFYEGELADRLTGWLASNGGLLTARDFAAHQAEIVTPLRVRYRGLECCNLPPNTQGLASLSILNILEHLDIQGMGEGSAEYLHAIVEATKLAFADRDAHVTDPDFADIPVDYLLSQEHGRELANRIDPVRALNHAAPLEPKGDTCWFGVVDAQGNAVSAIQSIFHDFGAGLVAGDTGILLQNRGSFFSLNPTHINRLEPRKRTMHTLNPPMLRMNGKPWLVYGTMGGEGQPQTQAAIVTRMVDFGLSPHDAVAAPRWLYGRSWGLPVNNLRLEGRFSPQLAETLTKQGHSVERIADFSDLMGHAGAILCDQQSGMLFGATDPRSDGLAAGY
- a CDS encoding AbrB family transcriptional regulator, which encodes MGTTIMLFAVGLAGSFVFDRFHLPGGAMTGAMIAVVIFKSCGSITSPDMAHWVRFIVYGCVGVLVGNMYNPGMLDAVRDTWPMMLLSTGIILMAGLLCTWIAVRWGGLSVGGAYLATSPGGFNAVVALSGGTGAEAPMVMVYHLVRIYAIVLLSPIVAKMLSCLVK
- a CDS encoding sulfite exporter TauE/SafE family protein — protein: MLVFAAMLLLGILLGFVGAGGAGVMITMLSVGFDIPMQVALGTSLAAMAFTSLSGSVSHFREGNVNRRLGLLLGAFGAAGAFCGAHISSGLASATLKPLTGVVLMLSAFLIYLRVFHPANPLFSFRFTSTRGVKFWLLTGMVGVFNGLVSGACGVGATPFIQMTLLIIFNVPLYQTVGTTMLVILPIAAFGSLGFLAAGHLDLVLFLQVLAGQVIGAYVGAKFTRMAPQLLLKGCMVALPGLGGLILLLAR
- a CDS encoding TDT family transporter, which gives rise to MLQSVRNFFRAVPTPLAGLALGIASLGIGLEKSLPLHNFAQVLGALTSMTLILLLAGKFAMNPRLLLEELRHPVLGSILPTTSMALMLQSKSLSILDARAAQWLWLFAVALHLCLLLAFVAFRARQFSLHHMLPSWFVPFVGISVAAMTVPGPAYCQLAYGLMVFGMVNYAALLPVMLYRLIFSREIEDASKPTIAVLAAPASLSLVAYLSLEPTPSLLLCSLLLGVAVLMTSIIYVAFFKLLRLPFSPGFAAYTFPMAVGATALYKVSELLAAYPATLEYALQLKVLAVLEMIVATMVVAYVCWRYLIFYVRAWDTLLRAQRAAHA
- a CDS encoding LysR substrate-binding domain-containing protein translates to MTLKQLQVFLAVARFQNLTQAAEAVFLTKGAVSQALQELERHLGVRLFDRVHPHLRLNHEGARLWPLADEMMQRAEAIERTFQAGGACFLSIGASKTIGNYLLPQLMHDFEKDHGWLPKAQIANTNRLLELVEGYVLDVVLLEGEQHRPDMVAEEWLKDEMAVVACKGHALADGKAHAPEELAGQRWILREPDSGTRAFFAHTLGTLIAPYTVALSLSSTEAVLGMVEQGLGITFASRLMAELPGFSSRFSIIRLTQTFSRTFSLCWHESKYHSAGMDSFIRFCRAWSPLSR